The following are encoded in a window of Lacinutrix sp. WUR7 genomic DNA:
- a CDS encoding O-acetylhomoserine aminocarboxypropyltransferase/cysteine synthase family protein has protein sequence MSTQKFATKALHAGHDVSQTAGTRAVPIYQTSSYVFNDSDDAAGRFNLSVPGFIYTRLNNPTNDILEQRLATLEGGIAAVATASGTAAISTTLLTLLKAGDHIVASSSLYGGTYNLLSVTLPRHGITTTFVDPSDAENFKKATQENTRAFFVESLGNPKLDVLDLEAISKEAKNSKVPLIVDNTVATPYLLNPIEYGANIVIHSLTKYITGNGTSLGGVIIDAGTFDWTNGKFPEFTEPSAGYHGLVYSEAIGAAAFIAKVRIEGLRDYGAALSPFNAFQIIQGLETLELRIKKHSQNALELAKWLQEQPEVNWVNYPGLETSKYRDLARKYLPNGQSGVVTFGVDGGYESAKKIADTTKLFSLLANIGDTKSLIIHPASTTHQQLDAQAQEASGVTKDLIRLSVGIENIEDLKADLKEAFEVLKKTVLA, from the coding sequence ATGAGTACACAAAAATTCGCAACCAAAGCATTGCACGCAGGACACGACGTTAGTCAAACAGCAGGAACTAGAGCAGTCCCTATTTATCAAACATCCTCTTATGTTTTTAATGATTCGGATGATGCCGCAGGAAGATTTAATCTTTCGGTTCCAGGATTTATTTACACCCGATTAAATAATCCTACAAACGACATTTTAGAACAACGATTAGCAACTCTTGAAGGAGGTATTGCAGCCGTAGCAACCGCTTCTGGAACTGCAGCTATTTCTACAACTTTACTAACCCTTTTAAAAGCAGGAGACCATATTGTTGCGTCTAGCAGTTTGTACGGAGGAACATACAATTTATTAAGTGTTACGCTACCAAGACATGGTATTACGACTACTTTTGTAGATCCTTCAGACGCAGAAAATTTTAAAAAAGCAACCCAAGAAAATACAAGAGCATTTTTTGTAGAGTCTTTAGGAAACCCTAAACTAGATGTTTTAGATTTAGAAGCCATTTCTAAAGAAGCCAAAAACAGCAAAGTGCCTTTAATTGTGGATAATACCGTGGCTACACCTTACTTGTTAAATCCAATTGAATATGGTGCAAACATTGTAATTCACTCCTTAACAAAATACATTACTGGTAATGGAACTTCCCTAGGAGGCGTAATTATTGACGCTGGAACTTTTGATTGGACCAACGGAAAATTCCCAGAATTCACAGAACCTTCTGCTGGTTATCATGGTTTAGTCTATAGCGAAGCTATTGGTGCTGCAGCTTTTATTGCGAAAGTTAGAATTGAAGGATTAAGAGATTATGGTGCGGCATTGAGCCCTTTTAATGCTTTTCAAATTATTCAAGGTTTAGAGACTTTAGAATTACGTATTAAAAAGCATAGTCAAAATGCACTAGAATTAGCAAAATGGTTGCAAGAACAACCAGAAGTAAATTGGGTGAATTATCCAGGATTGGAAACTAGTAAATATAGAGATTTGGCTAGAAAATATTTGCCTAACGGACAAAGTGGAGTGGTAACTTTTGGAGTTGATGGCGGTTATGAGTCTGCTAAAAAAATAGCAGATACTACCAAGTTATTTTCTTTGCTTGCCAATATTGGAGATACAAAATCTTTAATCATTCATCCAGCAAGTACTACGCATCAACAATTAGATGCACAAGCACAAGAGGCTTCCGGTGTTACAAAGGATTTAATTCGTTTGTCTGTTGGGATTGAAAATATTGAAGATTTAAAAGCGGATTTAAAAGAAGCTTTTGAAGTTTTAAAGAAAACGGTTCTAGCTTAA
- the thrA gene encoding bifunctional aspartate kinase/homoserine dehydrogenase I: protein MAALKYITVSSFELASCVSQNIELSYQIFGQPLHEAPIVLVNHALTGNSNVSGKDGWWRDVIGPEKVIDTNIYTVLSFNIPGNGYDGFVIENYKDFVARDIAKLFLVGLEKLEIASVFALIGGSLGGGIAWEMAVLSPNLADHLIAVATDWKSTDWLIANCQIQEQFLLNSSNPVHDARMHAMLCYRTPKSFKERFKRSRNAELEIFNVESWLLHHGKKLQERFQLSAYKLMNQLLRSIDVTKDRTDYDAVLKNIKANITIVGVDSDLFFTAEENRETQKQLALSHPNVTYNEINSDHGHDAFLIEFEQLEKIIETIFRPNSKNNKMKVLKFGGKSLANNEGLHNAISIIKNKVENQERITVVVSARDNATNELEAILKKASKKEAYKDAFLAFQEYQIAPLKTIDFSEEFKALETIFEGVSLLGDYSEKIENQVLAYGEILSAKLITALLQEQDVNANATDARTLIKTEGHFNNSQPIYAITKENVLAHFKQYNGTTVNVVTGFIGSNLKNETTTLGRNGSNYSAALLANYLDAEELQNYTHVNGIYTADPNLVPDAKKIKELSFTEANELANFGATILHAKTIIPLLEKNINLRILNTFNLEDEGTLITAKKDSTQATSLSVLDNVALINLEGRGLLGKVGVDARVFKALSAHDISVSIISQGSSERGIGLIIDADKATQAVIALEREFENDFYSQDVNKIDVVDDVAVISIIGIELSAFHKPFNALIKNQITPLLFNNTFTGKNVSLVVKKEQLLKAANVIHGEVFSSSKKVNLAIFGHGLVGAALINQIISSAKEIEKRKGVKLNIFAISNSKKVALSKNGFTQNWQEEIEEQGIPYTMQDVIAFAEKHHLENLIAIDNTASKTFVEHYNDLVSNGFDLVSSNKIANTIGLEFYKELRNNLDKHQKKYLYETNVGAGLPLIDTIKLLHLSGENITRIRGVFSGSLSYLFNSFSVEDKSFSEVLKDAIDKGFTEPDPREDLCGNDVARKLLILARELDLNNEIEDVVIQNLIPEALQSGDVSAFLGALDQMNETYSQLKNNQEKNHVLRYIGDLSGNLEDENGAALEVKLVSVPQSSPLGALRGSDSIFEIYTESYGEQPLVIQGAGAGAQVTARGVFGDILRLVENNN from the coding sequence ATGGCCGCATTAAAATATATAACAGTTTCTAGTTTTGAGCTTGCTTCTTGCGTATCTCAAAATATAGAATTATCCTATCAAATTTTTGGACAGCCTTTACACGAAGCACCAATTGTATTGGTCAACCATGCGCTTACCGGAAATAGTAATGTGTCGGGAAAAGACGGTTGGTGGCGTGATGTTATTGGTCCGGAGAAAGTCATTGATACCAATATATATACCGTTTTATCTTTTAATATTCCTGGAAATGGATACGATGGTTTTGTTATTGAAAACTACAAAGATTTTGTAGCTAGAGATATTGCAAAACTATTTTTAGTTGGTTTAGAAAAACTAGAGATAGCTTCTGTTTTTGCACTTATAGGAGGTTCTCTTGGTGGTGGAATAGCTTGGGAAATGGCTGTGCTTTCTCCAAATCTAGCAGATCATTTAATTGCTGTGGCTACCGATTGGAAATCGACCGATTGGCTCATTGCCAATTGCCAGATACAAGAACAGTTTTTATTAAATTCTAGTAATCCTGTGCATGATGCAAGAATGCACGCGATGCTTTGCTATAGAACTCCAAAGTCTTTTAAAGAACGTTTTAAAAGAAGCAGAAATGCGGAGCTAGAAATTTTTAATGTGGAAAGCTGGTTGCTACATCATGGCAAGAAATTGCAAGAACGTTTTCAGTTGTCTGCTTATAAATTAATGAATCAATTACTACGAAGTATTGATGTCACTAAAGACAGAACAGATTACGATGCGGTTTTAAAAAATATTAAAGCAAATATTACTATTGTTGGAGTAGATTCGGATTTGTTTTTTACGGCGGAAGAAAACAGAGAAACACAAAAACAATTAGCATTATCACATCCAAATGTGACGTATAATGAGATTAATTCCGATCATGGACACGATGCTTTTTTAATAGAATTCGAACAATTAGAAAAAATAATTGAAACTATTTTTAGACCGAATTCCAAAAACAATAAGATGAAAGTATTAAAATTTGGCGGTAAATCTTTGGCAAATAACGAAGGTTTACATAACGCTATTTCTATTATAAAAAATAAAGTCGAAAATCAAGAACGTATTACCGTTGTGGTTTCCGCTAGAGATAATGCGACTAACGAGTTAGAGGCAATTCTTAAAAAAGCTTCCAAAAAAGAAGCGTATAAAGATGCCTTTTTAGCATTTCAGGAATACCAAATAGCACCTTTAAAAACGATTGATTTTTCCGAAGAATTTAAAGCATTGGAAACTATTTTTGAAGGTGTATCCTTATTAGGAGATTATAGCGAGAAAATTGAAAATCAAGTTTTGGCTTATGGCGAAATTTTATCTGCTAAATTAATCACCGCATTGCTTCAAGAACAAGATGTAAACGCGAATGCAACAGATGCCAGAACGTTAATTAAAACGGAAGGTCATTTTAATAATTCGCAACCAATTTATGCGATAACTAAAGAAAATGTTTTAGCACATTTTAAACAATATAATGGCACAACAGTAAATGTGGTCACTGGTTTTATTGGGTCCAATCTTAAAAATGAAACCACTACTTTAGGAAGAAATGGAAGTAATTATTCTGCTGCTTTATTGGCTAATTATCTAGATGCCGAAGAGCTTCAGAATTATACGCATGTCAACGGAATTTATACGGCAGACCCTAATTTAGTTCCAGATGCAAAAAAAATCAAAGAGCTTTCTTTTACAGAAGCGAATGAGTTAGCCAATTTTGGAGCGACCATTTTACATGCAAAAACAATCATTCCGTTATTAGAAAAAAATATAAATCTTCGTATTTTAAACACTTTTAATTTAGAAGATGAAGGCACTTTAATAACCGCAAAAAAAGATAGTACACAAGCGACTTCATTATCGGTTTTAGATAATGTTGCTTTGATTAATCTGGAAGGTAGAGGTTTGTTGGGGAAAGTGGGTGTCGATGCTAGAGTTTTTAAAGCATTAAGTGCGCATGATATTAGTGTGAGTATTATTTCTCAAGGTTCTTCAGAAAGAGGAATTGGGCTAATTATTGACGCAGATAAAGCTACCCAAGCGGTCATTGCTTTAGAGCGTGAATTTGAAAATGATTTTTATTCGCAAGACGTCAATAAAATTGATGTTGTAGATGATGTTGCTGTAATTTCCATTATTGGTATCGAGTTAAGTGCTTTTCATAAACCCTTTAATGCACTTATTAAAAATCAAATTACACCATTGCTTTTTAATAATACGTTTACAGGAAAAAATGTAAGCTTAGTGGTTAAAAAAGAGCAATTATTAAAAGCGGCAAACGTTATTCATGGCGAAGTTTTTAGTAGTTCTAAAAAGGTGAATCTTGCTATTTTTGGACATGGTTTAGTTGGTGCTGCATTAATTAATCAAATTATTTCTTCGGCAAAAGAGATTGAAAAACGCAAAGGAGTAAAATTGAATATTTTTGCTATTTCTAATTCAAAGAAAGTAGCATTATCTAAAAATGGTTTTACGCAAAATTGGCAAGAAGAAATAGAGGAACAAGGTATCCCGTATACCATGCAAGATGTCATCGCTTTCGCGGAAAAACACCATCTAGAGAATTTAATTGCGATAGATAACACAGCAAGTAAAACTTTTGTAGAGCATTATAATGATTTAGTTTCTAATGGATTTGATTTAGTGTCTTCTAATAAAATTGCAAATACCATAGGCTTAGAATTTTATAAGGAATTAAGAAACAACTTAGATAAGCATCAGAAGAAATATTTATACGAAACCAATGTTGGTGCCGGTTTACCTTTAATTGATACTATAAAATTACTGCATCTTTCGGGTGAAAATATTACACGAATTCGTGGTGTGTTTTCCGGTTCGCTAAGTTATTTGTTTAATAGTTTTTCTGTGGAAGACAAGTCGTTTTCCGAAGTACTAAAAGATGCCATCGATAAAGGATTTACAGAGCCAGATCCAAGAGAAGATCTTTGCGGAAATGACGTTGCAAGAAAACTGCTTATTTTGGCTAGAGAGTTAGATTTAAATAATGAAATTGAAGATGTTGTTATTCAGAATTTAATCCCCGAAGCATTGCAAAGTGGTGATGTTTCAGCGTTTTTAGGGGCGTTAGATCAAATGAATGAAACGTATTCGCAGTTGAAAAATAATCAAGAAAAAAATCATGTTTTACGATATATAGGCGATTTATCTGGAAATTTAGAAGATGAAAATGGTGCTGCATTAGAAGTGAAATTAGTTTCTGTTCCGCAAAGTTCTCCATTGGGAGCTTTAAGAGGATCGGATTCTATTTTCGAAATTTATACCGAATCTTACGGAGAACAACCTTTAGTAATTCAAGGCGCTGGAGCAGGAGCACAAGTAACTGCAAGAGGTGTTTTTGGAGATATTTTAAGACTAGTAGAAAACAATAATTAA
- a CDS encoding PLP-dependent aspartate aminotransferase family protein: MSEHFETEAIRTQIERSQYLEHSSPLYLTSSYVFEDAEDMRASFAEEKERNIYSRYSNPNTSEFVDKICKMEGAESGYAFASGMSAIFSTFAALLNAGDHIISARSIFGSTHGLFTNYLPKWNINTSYFDINNLDAIEDLIQPSTKILYAESPTNPAVDILDLERLGDIAKKHNILLIIDNCFATPYLQNPIKFGADLVIHSATKLIDGQGRVLGGITVGSKELIKEIYLFSRNTGPALSPFNAWVLSKSLETLAVRVDRHCENAEKVALFLESHANVNLVKYPFLKSHPQYEIAKKQMKKGGNIVAFEVKGGIEAGRNFLNKIKMASLSANLGDTKTIVTHPASTTHSKLTEANRLEVGITDGLVRVSVGLENVEDIINDLKQALN, encoded by the coding sequence ATGAGTGAGCATTTTGAAACCGAAGCAATTAGAACCCAAATAGAACGTTCCCAATATTTAGAGCATTCTTCTCCTTTATATTTAACTTCTAGTTATGTTTTTGAAGATGCAGAAGATATGCGAGCTTCTTTTGCGGAAGAAAAAGAGCGTAATATTTACAGTCGTTATTCCAACCCAAATACCTCCGAGTTTGTAGATAAAATTTGCAAAATGGAAGGAGCGGAATCTGGTTATGCTTTTGCTTCCGGAATGTCTGCCATTTTTTCCACCTTTGCAGCCTTGTTAAATGCTGGTGATCATATTATTTCTGCAAGAAGTATTTTTGGTTCTACACATGGATTGTTTACTAATTATTTGCCAAAATGGAATATTAATACGAGCTACTTCGATATTAATAATTTAGATGCTATTGAAGATTTAATTCAGCCAAGCACAAAAATTCTATATGCCGAAAGTCCGACCAATCCAGCAGTCGATATTTTAGATTTAGAACGTTTGGGAGACATCGCAAAAAAGCACAATATTTTACTAATCATAGATAATTGCTTTGCAACGCCATATTTACAAAACCCGATTAAGTTTGGCGCCGATTTAGTTATTCATTCTGCAACAAAATTAATAGATGGTCAAGGTCGCGTTTTAGGAGGAATCACCGTTGGAAGTAAGGAGTTGATAAAAGAAATATATCTATTTTCTAGAAATACAGGTCCGGCTTTATCTCCATTTAATGCTTGGGTTTTATCTAAAAGTTTAGAAACACTTGCAGTTCGTGTGGATAGACATTGTGAAAACGCAGAAAAAGTAGCGCTATTTTTAGAGTCGCATGCAAATGTGAATCTAGTGAAATATCCGTTTTTAAAATCGCATCCACAATATGAAATTGCAAAAAAGCAAATGAAAAAAGGGGGGAATATTGTCGCTTTTGAAGTTAAAGGAGGCATTGAAGCAGGAAGAAATTTTTTAAATAAAATTAAAATGGCATCACTTTCCGCAAATCTAGGGGACACCAAAACCATTGTAACGCATCCCGCTTCTACAACGCATAGTAAATTAACCGAAGCCAATAGATTAGAAGTTGGTATTACCGACGGATTGGTTCGTGTTTCTGTAGGTTTAGAAAATGTAGAAGATATTATTAACGATTTAAAACAAGCGCTAAATTAG
- a CDS encoding Rrf2 family transcriptional regulator, which yields MLSKKTKYGIKALTFLAKQEGNTPVPIETISKSENISRKFLESILLSLRKNGFLGSKKGKSGGYYLLKKPNEIQMVDVMRILEGPIAMVPCVSLNFYEKCSDCPDEASCAVHLLMIKVRDNTLDIFRNTSLADLTR from the coding sequence ATGCTTTCAAAGAAAACAAAATACGGAATTAAAGCGCTCACCTTTTTAGCTAAACAAGAAGGAAATACGCCTGTACCCATTGAAACGATTTCAAAAAGTGAAAATATTTCAAGAAAATTCCTGGAAAGTATATTACTTAGCTTACGTAAAAACGGTTTTTTAGGATCTAAAAAAGGAAAATCTGGCGGGTATTACCTGCTAAAAAAACCAAATGAAATTCAAATGGTGGATGTCATGCGAATTTTAGAAGGTCCCATCGCAATGGTTCCTTGTGTAAGTTTAAACTTCTACGAAAAATGTTCCGATTGTCCAGACGAAGCCTCTTGTGCTGTGCATTTGTTAATGATTAAAGTCCGCGATAATACATTAGATATTTTCAGAAATACGTCGCTTGCAGATTTAACGCGTTAA
- a CDS encoding phosphoadenosine phosphosulfate reductase family protein, which yields MIKLDIDTLNKELKNKTPDEIIQWALTLSNNRIVTTSFGKYSAILLSTMSKHDKDIKVIWCDTLYNQPSTYEHADNLITDFNLKINKYQSLKTKEEIDATIGLPNVEDDNHALFSEVVKLEPFRRALQEHQPDLWFTNIRVRQTELRDKKDILSYSKDDILKISPFYYWTDYDLDNYLEVHNLPKNHGYFDPIKALENRECGIHLQ from the coding sequence ATGATAAAATTAGATATTGATACCTTAAATAAAGAGTTAAAAAATAAAACCCCAGATGAGATTATTCAATGGGCTTTAACTTTATCCAACAACAGAATAGTAACTACCAGTTTTGGTAAATATTCTGCAATATTATTAAGTACCATGTCTAAGCATGATAAAGATATCAAAGTGATTTGGTGTGATACTTTATATAATCAGCCAAGTACTTATGAGCATGCAGACAACCTTATTACAGATTTTAATTTAAAGATTAATAAGTATCAGTCTTTAAAAACGAAAGAAGAAATAGATGCAACAATAGGTTTGCCAAATGTAGAAGATGATAATCATGCATTGTTTTCTGAAGTAGTAAAACTAGAGCCTTTCCGAAGAGCACTACAAGAGCATCAACCAGATTTATGGTTTACAAATATTAGAGTTCGTCAAACCGAATTACGTGATAAAAAAGACATTTTGAGTTATAGTAAAGATGACATTTTAAAAATTAGTCCTTTTTATTATTGGACAGATTATGATTTAGATAATTATTTAGAAGTCCACAATTTGCCTAAAAACCATGGGTATTTTGATCCAATTAAAGCATTAGAGAATAGAGAGTGTGGAATACACTTACAATAA
- a CDS encoding HEPN domain-containing protein, with the protein MESFRTEIENPVVEQDIIDLANKIELFKAGKVDEEKFRSLRLARGVYGQRQQGVQMIRIKLPYGKVLSNQLHRIADVSDEYSRGRLHITTRQDIQIHYVDLDRTPQLWAALERDDVTLREACGNTVRNVTASETAGIDVDEPFDVSPYADAIFKFFLRNPICQEMGRKFKVSFSASDEDTGLSYMHDLGFIAKIQNGVRGFKVMLGGGLGSQPRHADLFYDFLESDRIIPVMEGVLRVFDRYGERKSRAKARMKFLIKDIGLEEFKRLVEEEQGAIEYKTVVIDANAYPVSTPVTVEAPKVEIKNQEAYNLWKQTNVIPQKQEGYFAIGIKVLLGDFYTDKARLLASLTEEYAAGELRLSLRQNILIPFVKADLLPFFYQELAKLGFVEAGYNKAVDITACPGTDTCNLGIASSTGIADELERVIKAEYPQYLKNEDLVIKISGCMNACGQHNAANIGFQGMSIRTPDKLVAPALQVLLGGGNRGNGQGVFADKVVKMPSRRGPEALRRILNDFEANGNEKLFVDYYLQQGEKYFYEMLKDLSDATNLTQEDFIDWGTNEAYVKAIGIGECAGVVIDLIATLFLESEEKIETAKEALDNKVFSNAIYFAYSSMVNSAKAILLSENISVNTQAGIINTFQAEFVESNKINLGISFSELIYQIKNNAPTEAFAKKYIENATDFLKEVRVFREQEKQLVS; encoded by the coding sequence ATGGAAAGTTTTAGAACCGAAATAGAAAACCCAGTAGTTGAGCAAGATATTATTGACTTAGCCAACAAAATTGAACTCTTTAAAGCAGGAAAAGTAGACGAAGAAAAATTTAGAAGTCTTCGTTTGGCAAGAGGAGTTTATGGACAACGCCAACAAGGTGTGCAAATGATTCGAATTAAACTGCCTTATGGTAAAGTTTTAAGCAATCAGCTACATAGAATTGCAGATGTTTCTGATGAATATTCTCGTGGAAGATTACACATTACTACGCGTCAAGATATTCAAATTCATTATGTAGATCTAGATCGTACGCCACAACTTTGGGCAGCATTAGAAAGAGATGATGTGACACTTCGTGAGGCCTGTGGTAACACGGTTAGAAATGTAACCGCAAGTGAGACTGCAGGAATAGATGTGGACGAACCTTTTGATGTTTCGCCGTATGCGGATGCTATTTTTAAGTTCTTTTTACGTAATCCTATTTGTCAGGAAATGGGAAGGAAATTCAAGGTTTCTTTTTCTGCTTCCGATGAAGATACCGGATTATCATACATGCACGATTTAGGTTTTATTGCCAAAATACAAAATGGTGTTAGAGGTTTTAAAGTGATGCTTGGTGGCGGATTAGGTTCACAGCCAAGACATGCAGATTTGTTTTATGACTTTTTAGAATCCGATAGGATTATTCCAGTAATGGAAGGTGTTTTAAGAGTTTTTGATCGTTATGGCGAACGTAAAAGTCGTGCCAAAGCAAGAATGAAATTCTTAATAAAAGATATTGGATTAGAAGAATTTAAAAGACTTGTAGAAGAAGAGCAAGGTGCTATCGAATATAAAACGGTAGTAATAGATGCTAATGCATATCCAGTTTCTACTCCAGTTACTGTAGAAGCGCCAAAAGTAGAAATCAAGAACCAAGAAGCGTATAATCTTTGGAAGCAAACAAACGTTATTCCACAAAAACAGGAAGGATATTTCGCTATAGGAATTAAAGTCCTTTTAGGAGATTTTTATACAGATAAAGCAAGATTATTAGCAAGTTTAACAGAGGAATATGCCGCAGGAGAATTACGTTTGAGCCTGCGCCAAAACATATTAATTCCGTTTGTAAAAGCGGATTTGTTGCCATTTTTCTACCAAGAATTAGCCAAGCTAGGTTTTGTAGAAGCTGGTTATAATAAAGCGGTAGATATTACTGCATGTCCGGGTACAGATACTTGTAATTTAGGGATTGCAAGTAGTACCGGGATTGCAGATGAACTAGAACGTGTTATAAAAGCAGAGTATCCACAATATTTAAAAAATGAAGATTTAGTCATTAAGATTAGTGGTTGTATGAATGCTTGCGGACAACACAATGCCGCGAATATTGGTTTTCAAGGAATGTCTATTCGTACGCCAGATAAATTAGTTGCTCCAGCTTTACAAGTACTTTTAGGAGGAGGGAATAGAGGAAACGGACAAGGAGTTTTTGCAGATAAGGTAGTGAAAATGCCAAGTCGAAGAGGGCCGGAAGCGTTACGTAGAATTTTAAACGATTTTGAAGCGAACGGAAACGAAAAACTGTTTGTCGATTATTACTTGCAACAAGGTGAAAAATATTTCTATGAAATGCTGAAAGACCTTTCGGATGCTACAAACCTAACACAAGAAGATTTTATTGATTGGGGAACCAATGAAGCGTATGTAAAAGCGATTGGAATTGGCGAATGTGCAGGAGTTGTTATCGATTTAATTGCAACTTTATTTTTAGAAAGTGAAGAAAAAATAGAAACAGCAAAAGAGGCTTTGGATAATAAAGTGTTTTCTAATGCAATCTACTTTGCATATAGCTCGATGGTGAATTCGGCGAAAGCAATTTTACTTTCCGAAAATATTTCAGTGAATACACAAGCAGGAATTATTAATACGTTTCAGGCCGAATTTGTAGAAAGCAATAAAATTAATTTAGGGATTTCTTTTTCCGAATTAATATATCAGATAAAAAATAATGCACCTACCGAAGCATTTGCGAAAAAATATATAGAAAACGCAACCGATTTCTTAAAAGAGGTTCGTGTGTTCAGAGAACAGGAAAAACAATTAGTAAGCTAA
- the cobA gene encoding uroporphyrinogen-III C-methyltransferase encodes MKERTTPKLTVVGAGPGDPDLITLKAIKAIKNADVILYDALVNADLLEYASPKAELIFVGKRRGCYAYQQEQINDLIVARAKSHGHVVRLKGGDPFIFGRGAEEIDHVRQFGIETYMVPGISSSLAVPAYQGIPLTKRGSSESFWVITGTTKAHTISSDVALAAKSTATVVILMGMGKLEEIVSIFSSEGKQKTPIAIIQNGTTKDEKFGVGTIETICNVVKEKQLANPAIIVIGEVVEKRVQLDSIFKEVNTQPELISA; translated from the coding sequence ATGAAAGAGAGAACAACACCAAAGTTAACCGTAGTAGGAGCAGGTCCTGGGGATCCAGATTTAATAACTTTAAAAGCAATTAAAGCCATTAAAAATGCAGATGTTATTTTATATGACGCACTTGTAAATGCCGATTTATTAGAATACGCATCGCCAAAAGCAGAACTTATTTTTGTGGGTAAACGTCGCGGTTGTTATGCATACCAACAAGAGCAAATTAACGATTTAATTGTTGCTAGAGCAAAGTCTCACGGACATGTAGTACGATTAAAAGGAGGAGATCCTTTTATATTTGGTCGTGGTGCCGAAGAAATTGATCATGTAAGACAGTTTGGTATAGAAACGTACATGGTTCCTGGTATTTCTTCGTCATTAGCAGTTCCTGCATATCAAGGAATTCCATTAACAAAAAGAGGAAGTTCTGAAAGTTTTTGGGTAATTACTGGAACTACAAAAGCACATACTATTTCTAGTGATGTAGCACTTGCAGCAAAATCTACAGCAACCGTTGTTATTCTAATGGGAATGGGAAAACTAGAAGAAATTGTATCTATTTTTTCTTCGGAAGGAAAACAAAAAACACCAATTGCAATCATTCAAAATGGTACTACAAAAGACGAAAAGTTTGGTGTAGGAACCATAGAAACTATTTGTAATGTGGTTAAAGAAAAACAACTAGCAAATCCTGCAATAATTGTTATAGGAGAAGTAGTTGAAAAACGCGTGCAATTGGATTCTATTTTTAAAGAAGTGAATACGCAACCAGAATTAATTTCTGCATAA
- a CDS encoding bifunctional precorrin-2 dehydrogenase/sirohydrochlorin ferrochelatase, translating into MEERNNLYPIFLKVEQLNVLIVGGGNVALEKLSFLLKSSPNANVQMVAPFFRAETIALATKFGIEMIKGIYNNAFLSNKHIVIATTDNIDVNIEVYEDCKQRNILVNVADNPPYCDFYMGGIVTKGNVKIAISTNGKSPTTAKRLRQFFEDVIPNNIDDMVKNLNVFRKTIKGDFEEKVETLNEFTKGLISKKEVHHD; encoded by the coding sequence ATGGAAGAGAGAAATAACTTATATCCAATATTTTTAAAAGTAGAACAACTCAACGTTCTTATTGTTGGAGGCGGAAACGTAGCATTAGAAAAATTAAGCTTTTTGCTAAAGTCTAGTCCGAATGCAAATGTGCAGATGGTAGCTCCTTTTTTTAGAGCGGAAACCATTGCATTGGCCACAAAATTTGGCATTGAAATGATAAAAGGTATTTATAATAATGCGTTTTTAAGTAATAAACACATTGTTATTGCCACCACAGATAATATCGATGTGAATATAGAAGTTTACGAAGATTGTAAACAAAGAAATATTCTAGTAAATGTTGCCGATAATCCGCCGTATTGTGATTTTTATATGGGTGGTATTGTTACTAAAGGAAACGTGAAAATTGCCATTTCTACCAACGGGAAATCACCAACTACAGCAAAACGATTACGTCAGTTTTTTGAAGATGTCATTCCAAATAATATTGATGATATGGTTAAGAATTTAAACGTTTTTAGAAAAACAATAAAAGGCGATTTCGAAGAAAAAGTAGAAACGTTAAACGAGTTCACCAAAGGATTAATTAGTAAGAAAGAAGTACATCATGATTAA